A DNA window from Odocoileus virginianus isolate 20LAN1187 ecotype Illinois unplaced genomic scaffold, Ovbor_1.2 Unplaced_Contig_2, whole genome shotgun sequence contains the following coding sequences:
- the HRH1 gene encoding histamine H1 receptor — protein sequence MTCPNSSCVFEDKMCEGNKTAPADDAQMMPLAVVLSTISLVTVGLNLLVLYAVRSERKLHTVGNLYIVSLSVADLIVGAVVMPMNILYLLMSRWSLGRPLCLFWLSMDYVASTASIFSVFILCIDRYRSVQQPLKYLRYRTKTRASITILAAWFLSFLWVIPILGWRRFRPETPEPRGDRCETDFYNVTWFKIMTAIINFYLPTLLMLWFYAKIYKAVRQHCQHRELINGSFPSFSDVKMKPQNLQVGAKKPGRESPWEVLKSKPKDTEGGPVLKPPSQEPKEVTSLGVFSQEKDGEPGKFYCFPLDTVQTQPEAEGSGRGYAAIDRSQTRLEMGEQGLSMPGANEALEDQILGDSQSFSRTDSDTPAEPAPGKRKSPSESSTGLEYIKFTWKRLRSHSRQYVSGLHMNRERKAAKQLGFIMAAFIICWIPYFIFFMVVAFCESCCNQRVHMFTIWLGYINSTLNPLIYPLCNENFKKTFKKILHIRS from the coding sequence ATGACCTGTCCCAACTCCTCCTGTGTCTTTGAAGACAAGATGTGTGAGGGGAATAAGACCGCCCCTGCCGACGATGCCCAGATGATGCCCCTGGCGGTGGTCCTGAGCACCATCTCCTTGGTCACGGTGGGACTCAACCTGCTGGTCCTGTATGCTGTGCGCAGTGAGCGGAAACTGCACACGGTGGGGAACCTCTACATCGTCAGCCTCTCGGTGGCCGATCTGATCGTGGGGGCGGTCGTCATGCCCATGAACATCCTCTACCTCCTCATGTCCAGGTGGTCCCTGGGGCGCCCTCTCTGCCTCTTCTGGCTTTCCATGGACTATGTGGCCAGCACGGCGTCCATCTTCAGCGTCTTCATCTTGTGTATCGACCGCTACCGCTCCGTGCAGCAGCCCCTCAAGTACCTGCGGTACCGTACCAAGACCCGAGCATCCATCACCATCCTAGCCGCCtggtttctctccttcctctgggtTATCCCCATTCTGGGCTGGCGTCGCTTCCGGCCGGAGACCCCAGAGCCCCGGGGGGACAGGTGTGAGACGGACTTCTACAACGTCACGTGGTTCAAAATCATGACCGCCATCATCAACTTCTACCTGCCCACCTTGCTCATGCTCTGGTTCTATGCTAAGATCTACAAAGCCGTGCGGCAACACTGCCAACATCGGGAGCTCATCAACGGGtccttcccctccttctctgACGTGAAGATGAAGCCGCAGAACCTCCAGGTGGGCGCCAAGAAACCGGGGAGGGAGTCCCCCTGGGAGGTTCTCAAAAGCAAGCCGAAAGACACCGAGGGTGGACCGGTTTTGAAGCCACCATCCCAGGAGCCAAAGGAGGTGACATCTCTAGGTGTCTTCAGCCAAGAGAAGGATGGAGAACCGGGCAAATTCTACTGCTTCCCACTTGACACTGTGCAGACGCAGCCGGAGGCAGAGGGGAGTGGCAGGGGCTACGCAGCCATCGACCGGAGCCAGACCCGGCTCGAGATGGGTGAGCAGGGCCTGAGCATGCCTGGGGCTAATGAGGCCTTAGAGGATCAGATCCTAGGTGACAGCCAGTCCTTCTCCCGGACAGACTCCGACACCCCCGCAGAGCCGGCACCAGGGAAACGCAAGTCGCCAAGCGAGTCTAGCACAGGCCTGGAGTACATCAAGTTCACTTGGAAGAGGCTCCGCTCACATTCAAGACAGTACGTGTCTGGGTTGCACATGAACCGAGAGCGGAAGGCTGCCAAGCAGTTGGGTTTTATCATGGCGGCCTTCATCATCTGCTGGATTCCTTACTTCATCTTCTTCATGGTCGTTGCCTTCTGTGAGAGCTGCTGTAACCAGCGTGTGCACATGTTCACCATCTGGCTGGGTTACATCAACTCCACGCTGAACCCCCTCATCTACCCCTTGTGCAATGAGAACTTCAAGAAGACCTTCAAGAAAATTCTGCACATTCGTTCCTAG